One genomic segment of bacterium includes these proteins:
- a CDS encoding cyclophilin-like fold protein, with protein sequence MEVKIKFEREEIECEIFETELGKKIIDALPFSSKARLWGKEIYFEIPVSSEIKNPKNEVEKGDIGYWPDGKCMCLFFGPTPISKGDKIIPASSVEIIGKIKSDLKILENVKSGEKIKVEKK encoded by the coding sequence ATGGAAGTAAAAATTAAGTTTGAAAGAGAAGAAATTGAATGTGAAATTTTTGAAACAGAACTTGGGAAAAAAATAATTGATGCACTTCCTTTTTCTTCAAAAGCAAGATTATGGGGTAAAGAGATATATTTTGAAATTCCTGTATCTTCTGAAATTAAAAACCCAAAAAATGAAGTTGAAAAAGGAGATATAGGATACTGGCCTGATGGGAAATGTATGTGTTTATTTTTTGGTCCAACTCCAATAAGTAAAGGAGATAAAATAATTCCAGCAAGTTCTGTTGAGATAATAGGAAAAATAAAATCAGACCTAAAAATACTTGAAAATGTAAAAAGTGGAGAAAAAATAAAAGTTGAGAAAAAATGA
- a CDS encoding Gfo/Idh/MocA family oxidoreductase, whose translation MVKIGIIGCGGMGRYHANILKKFEDVKIISASDVNLDTLNSFKNEFGVEEIYDDFNDLIKKSDVNAIICATPTNLHYKIVVKAAKAKKHIFCEKPISVTLKQAEKMIEECEKNKVILQIGYVRRFDDEWLKFKELMDKKIIGRPVVWHQISGGYGPSPEWFYDIKNGMGPFVDGAVHSYDFAIFTFGKVKKVKSSLTKFKKFTSPDTGIVSVEFESGDILVLCWSWGLPKNTTCQHIHQALGPYGVLIFDGFRDDKGRYFVIKKENEEEKIGPIPLNSLGIGFEKQMEHFIDCVKNNKKPIVDGIAGYES comes from the coding sequence ATGGTAAAAATAGGAATAATAGGTTGTGGTGGAATGGGAAGGTATCACGCAAATATTTTAAAGAAATTTGAAGATGTCAAAATTATTTCTGCTTCTGATGTAAATTTAGATACTTTGAATTCTTTTAAAAATGAGTTTGGAGTTGAAGAAATATATGATGATTTTAATGATTTAATTAAAAAGTCAGATGTTAATGCAATAATCTGTGCCACTCCAACAAATCTACATTATAAAATAGTTGTAAAAGCAGCAAAAGCAAAAAAACATATATTCTGTGAAAAACCAATATCTGTAACTTTAAAACAGGCAGAAAAAATGATTGAAGAATGTGAAAAAAATAAAGTAATTCTTCAGATTGGATATGTGAGGAGATTTGATGATGAGTGGTTAAAATTTAAAGAATTGATGGATAAAAAAATTATTGGAAGACCAGTTGTATGGCATCAGATATCAGGTGGTTATGGTCCTTCACCTGAATGGTTTTATGATATTAAAAATGGGATGGGTCCTTTTGTTGATGGAGCTGTTCATTCTTACGATTTTGCTATTTTTACATTTGGAAAGGTTAAGAAAGTAAAAAGTTCATTAACAAAATTTAAAAAATTTACCTCTCCTGACACTGGTATTGTTTCTGTTGAATTTGAAAGCGGAGATATTCTTGTTTTATGCTGGAGTTGGGGACTTCCTAAAAATACTACTTGCCAGCATATTCATCAGGCACTTGGACCTTATGGAGTTTTAATTTTTGATGGTTTCAGAGATGATAAAGGAAGATATTTTGTAATAAAAAAAGAAAATGAAGAGGAAAAAATAGGTCCAATTCCTTTAAATTCTCTTGGTATAGGATTTGAAAAGCAGATGGAACATTTTATTGATTGTGTAAAAAATAATAAAAAACCAATTGTAGATGGAATTGCTGGTTATGAATC